A section of the Verrucomicrobium sp. GAS474 genome encodes:
- a CDS encoding HlyD family efflux transporter periplasmic adaptor subunit, whose product MNLPSPLARLRAIPWKNPLVLAAVGGVVLIAAVVLFFLFRPGGLVSGGEAYEYLQAGRAPMRVTLREGAIIQPEHRLNVTPPIAGRIDSVAVLNGDLVKQGQILGWISSTNRAALMDAARAAGGKEIAFWDDVFKPAPLIAPLDGRIISTAVVPGQVVQAAQAVFTMSDHLIVQSNVDETDLKSVWVGQEVEITFDSFPDMVLKGTVHDIAYDATIVNNVTTYLVNIFLTETPTLIRSGVSANVFLIVSDRKDVLQVPTDALTPENEVLVVPGKGETPILRKIEVGATNGQFTEVVSGLDEGDWIARRAFALQRAKKGGFSFLAPGGKKKDQDKDKDKKK is encoded by the coding sequence ATGAATCTTCCCTCCCCCCTTGCCCGGCTCCGCGCGATCCCGTGGAAAAACCCGCTCGTCCTCGCGGCGGTCGGGGGCGTCGTCCTCATCGCGGCGGTCGTCCTCTTCTTCCTCTTCCGTCCGGGCGGCCTCGTCTCCGGCGGCGAGGCCTACGAGTACCTCCAGGCGGGGCGCGCGCCGATGAGGGTCACCCTACGCGAGGGGGCGATCATCCAGCCGGAGCACCGGCTCAACGTCACGCCGCCGATCGCGGGCCGGATCGACTCGGTCGCCGTCCTCAACGGCGACCTCGTGAAGCAGGGGCAGATCCTGGGCTGGATCAGCTCGACGAACCGGGCTGCCCTCATGGACGCGGCGCGGGCGGCGGGGGGCAAGGAGATCGCGTTCTGGGACGACGTCTTCAAGCCCGCTCCCCTCATCGCCCCCCTCGACGGGCGGATCATCTCGACGGCCGTCGTCCCCGGCCAGGTCGTCCAGGCGGCGCAGGCCGTCTTCACGATGTCCGACCACCTCATCGTCCAGTCGAACGTCGACGAGACCGACCTGAAGAGCGTCTGGGTCGGGCAGGAGGTCGAGATCACGTTCGACAGCTTCCCCGACATGGTGCTGAAGGGGACCGTCCACGACATCGCCTACGACGCGACCATCGTGAACAACGTCACGACCTACCTCGTGAACATCTTCCTCACCGAGACGCCGACCCTCATCCGGAGCGGCGTCAGCGCCAACGTCTTCCTCATCGTCTCCGACCGCAAGGACGTCCTCCAGGTCCCGACCGACGCGCTGACGCCCGAGAACGAGGTCCTCGTCGTCCCCGGCAAGGGGGAGACCCCGATCCTCCGCAAGATCGAGGTCGGCGCGACGAACGGGCAGTTCACCGAAGTCGTCTCCGGCCTCGACGAGGGCGATTGGATCGCCCGCCGCGCCTTCGCCCTGCAGCGGGCCAAGAAGGGCGGCTTCTCCTTCCTCGCGCCCGGCGGAAAGAAGAAGGACCAGGACAAGGACAAAGACAAGAAGAAGTAG
- a CDS encoding TolC family protein translates to MRKETLFLAMGLAVLFSLSSSLFSEETPPAASPASAVSAPAATSSSLTWADCIRLAAQNSTDLQAAREAVLNSDAVRRGAYSTLYPQMRISFGDNRSYVGPGPSSTQNYATAYQEQLSLTQTIFDGFATKGNIEQGKAQLALAFANLNAQKAATSYSLKSSFAQLLYAQELLDISDDVIEIRKSAALLVQRLYEGGQEDKGAMLLSQANYDKSVNDLEQARRVYVLSGRQLGTAIGKILPAPVTASGELLTTAPPSEGPDGKQPEFDKLAVTTPAYYQQKASVDAAAAGITQATSGWYPTITAGVSGGRTGSDFPAEVNGWSAGLNASYPIFNGGQTYFNVKAATASFRQTLALLASGTNQAAMTLAQSYTNFLNARDNVRIQQEILDANVLRYRIAEARYKNGLMTFQDFNSIVDTYVGQKKSALAARRDAVLSEASWEQARGLGAIP, encoded by the coding sequence ATGCGGAAGGAGACTCTCTTCCTCGCAATGGGGTTGGCGGTCCTCTTTTCTCTTTCCTCCTCTCTCTTCTCGGAAGAAACGCCTCCTGCGGCCTCGCCTGCCTCGGCGGTCTCCGCGCCTGCCGCGACGTCTTCCTCTCTCACGTGGGCCGATTGCATCCGCCTTGCCGCGCAGAACAGCACCGATCTCCAGGCGGCCCGCGAGGCGGTGCTCAATAGCGATGCGGTGCGGCGCGGGGCCTACTCGACGCTCTACCCGCAGATGCGGATCTCCTTCGGCGACAACCGGAGTTATGTCGGTCCCGGTCCTTCCTCGACGCAGAATTACGCGACGGCCTACCAGGAGCAGCTTTCCCTCACGCAGACGATCTTCGACGGCTTCGCGACGAAGGGAAACATCGAGCAGGGGAAGGCCCAGCTCGCCCTTGCCTTCGCGAATCTCAACGCGCAGAAGGCGGCGACGAGCTACAGCCTGAAGAGCTCCTTTGCCCAGCTGCTCTACGCCCAGGAGCTCCTCGACATCAGCGACGACGTGATCGAGATCCGCAAGAGCGCCGCCCTCCTCGTCCAGCGGCTCTACGAGGGGGGCCAGGAAGACAAGGGGGCGATGCTGCTCAGCCAGGCCAATTACGACAAGTCGGTGAACGACCTCGAGCAGGCCCGCCGCGTCTACGTCCTCTCCGGGCGGCAGCTCGGCACCGCCATCGGGAAGATCCTCCCCGCCCCGGTCACCGCCTCGGGGGAGCTCCTCACCACCGCGCCTCCCTCCGAGGGGCCCGACGGGAAGCAGCCCGAGTTCGACAAGCTGGCGGTGACGACGCCCGCCTACTACCAGCAGAAGGCCTCCGTCGATGCCGCCGCCGCCGGGATCACCCAGGCGACGAGCGGCTGGTATCCGACGATCACCGCCGGGGTCAGCGGGGGGCGGACGGGGAGCGATTTCCCCGCCGAGGTCAACGGCTGGTCGGCGGGGCTCAACGCCTCCTACCCGATCTTCAACGGCGGGCAGACCTACTTCAACGTGAAGGCGGCGACGGCCTCCTTCCGGCAGACCCTCGCCCTCCTCGCCTCGGGGACGAACCAGGCGGCGATGACCCTCGCGCAGAGCTACACGAACTTCCTCAACGCGCGGGACAACGTCCGCATCCAGCAGGAGATCCTCGACGCGAACGTCCTCCGCTACCGCATCGCCGAGGCCCGCTACAAGAACGGCCTCATGACTTTCCAGGATTTCAACTCCATCGTCGACACCTACGTCGGCCAGAAGAAGAGCGCCCTCGCCGCCCGGCGGGACGCCGTCCTCTCCGAGGCCTCGTGGGAGCAGGCGCGCGGCCTCGGCGCGATTCCCTAG
- a CDS encoding chromate transporter: MTALLGSLALLFGHLGLLAFGGGNTILPEMERQVVDVHHWMTAHDFGALFALAQTAPGPNMMIVVLVGWSVAGGPGALVAALAAFIPTAALALATLHLWHRFRDRPWRRRVQEGLVPVTVGFVAASAVLIVKGAATSPGFAFITGVSALLAVKTKVHPLVLLAFGAGVGWFGVGR; this comes from the coding sequence ATGACGGCCCTCCTCGGTTCTCTCGCGCTCCTCTTCGGCCACCTCGGCCTCCTCGCCTTCGGCGGCGGGAATACGATCCTGCCCGAGATGGAGCGGCAGGTCGTCGACGTCCATCACTGGATGACGGCCCACGATTTCGGCGCCCTCTTCGCCCTCGCCCAGACCGCGCCGGGGCCGAACATGATGATCGTCGTCCTGGTCGGCTGGAGTGTCGCGGGAGGCCCCGGGGCTCTCGTCGCCGCGCTCGCCGCCTTCATCCCGACGGCGGCCCTCGCCCTTGCCACCCTCCATCTGTGGCACCGCTTCCGCGACCGCCCCTGGCGGCGGCGGGTCCAGGAGGGCCTCGTCCCCGTCACCGTCGGCTTCGTCGCCGCCAGCGCCGTCCTGATCGTGAAGGGAGCGGCGACCAGCCCGGGTTTTGCGTTCATTACCGGAGTCAGCGCGTTGCTCGCGGTGAAAACGAAGGTTCATCCGCTCGTGCTGCTGGCGTTCGGGGCGGGGGTGGGGTGGTTTGGGGTGGGGCGGTGA
- a CDS encoding chromate transporter, translating into MADPVAPAPSSPLASPPAPTCAALFRGFLLLSLMSFGGTLPLAHRVLVEERRWLTGAEFVDLLGLCQFLPGGNIVNLSAAIGFRFRGVRGAAASLLGLLAVPSLIAIGFATVYAHYKDDPRVRHLFAGLAAAAAGLLVSMAVKLARPLRGKPPAIGVALIGLMALAVFRFPLAATLPALIPLGIAAAWWRERKETGKGLPTP; encoded by the coding sequence ATGGCCGACCCGGTCGCGCCCGCGCCTTCGTCTCCTCTTGCCTCCCCGCCCGCGCCCACCTGCGCCGCCCTCTTCCGGGGCTTTCTCCTTCTCAGCCTGATGAGCTTCGGCGGGACGCTGCCCCTCGCCCATCGCGTCCTCGTCGAGGAACGGCGCTGGCTGACGGGGGCCGAGTTCGTCGACCTCCTCGGCCTCTGCCAGTTCCTGCCCGGCGGGAACATCGTCAATCTCTCCGCCGCCATCGGCTTCCGCTTCCGGGGCGTACGCGGGGCGGCGGCCTCCCTCCTGGGGCTGCTGGCCGTTCCCTCCCTCATCGCAATCGGCTTCGCGACGGTCTATGCGCACTACAAGGACGATCCCCGCGTCCGTCACCTCTTCGCCGGCCTCGCGGCCGCGGCGGCGGGGCTCCTCGTCTCGATGGCGGTGAAACTCGCCCGGCCCCTGCGGGGGAAGCCGCCGGCGATCGGCGTCGCCCTCATCGGCCTCATGGCCCTCGCGGTCTTCCGCTTCCCCCTCGCCGCGACGCTCCCGGCGCTGATCCCCCTCGGCATCGCGGCGGCGTGGTGGCGGGAAAGAAAAGAGACGGGGAAAGGCCTCCCCACCCCATGA
- the rpsB gene encoding 30S ribosomal protein S2, translating into MAKVDIKDLLDAGVHFGHRTQRWNPKMKPYIFEARNGIYVIDITKSAQQIENAANFLRGISAKGEKTLFVGCKKQAQQVVIELATRSGSGYVAERWLGGTLTNLTTIKKSVARMRFIDDLEAKGGFDKIPKKELAALKRENARLHKNLDGLKDIDKPPGAVVIVDLVHENIAVVEARRLKIPVIAIVDTNADPDLADYPIAGNDDAIRSIKVLLDGLSEAIIEGKAQRGDFSPKGGSGDKQAASVTDDTLTGVSA; encoded by the coding sequence ATGGCCAAAGTAGACATTAAAGACTTGTTGGACGCGGGTGTACATTTCGGACACCGCACGCAGCGTTGGAACCCGAAGATGAAGCCCTATATCTTCGAGGCGCGCAACGGCATCTACGTGATCGACATCACGAAGTCGGCGCAGCAGATCGAGAACGCGGCGAACTTCCTCCGCGGCATCTCCGCGAAGGGCGAGAAGACCCTCTTCGTCGGCTGCAAGAAGCAGGCCCAGCAGGTCGTCATCGAGCTCGCCACCCGCAGCGGCTCCGGCTACGTCGCGGAGCGCTGGCTCGGCGGCACCCTCACCAATCTCACCACGATCAAGAAGTCGGTCGCGCGCATGCGCTTCATCGACGACCTCGAGGCCAAGGGCGGCTTCGACAAGATCCCGAAGAAGGAACTCGCCGCCCTCAAGCGCGAGAACGCCCGCCTTCACAAGAACCTTGACGGCCTCAAGGACATCGACAAGCCCCCGGGCGCCGTCGTCATCGTCGACCTCGTCCACGAGAACATCGCCGTCGTCGAGGCCCGCCGCCTGAAGATCCCCGTCATCGCCATCGTCGACACGAACGCCGATCCCGACCTCGCCGATTACCCCATCGCGGGCAACGACGACGCGATCCGCTCGATCAAGGTCCTCCTCGACGGCCTCAGCGAGGCGATCATCGAGGGCAAGGCCCAGCGCGGCGACTTCTCGCCCAAGGGCGGCAGCGGCGACAAGCAGGCGGCCTCCGTCACCGACGACACCCTCACGGGCGTCTCGGCCTAG
- the tsf gene encoding translation elongation factor Ts has product MSEISPALVKQLRDATSAAMMDCKKALVETKGDLAAAEIWLRKKGVASAAKKGNRDANDGVIASYIHAGDKVGVLIELNCETDFVARTDSFKGLVKDLTLQIAAASPRFVRREEVPAAEVEKEKDIVSAQIKDKPPQVVEKIVTGRLDKFFSTVVLLEQPFIKDDKITIKDHIASKISELGENIVLRRFVRFQLGESLTPLVPAEEPAAEVAAA; this is encoded by the coding sequence ATGAGCGAAATCTCTCCCGCCCTCGTCAAGCAGCTCCGCGACGCCACCAGCGCCGCCATGATGGACTGCAAGAAGGCCCTCGTCGAAACCAAGGGCGACCTCGCCGCCGCCGAAATCTGGCTCCGCAAGAAGGGCGTCGCCTCCGCCGCCAAGAAGGGGAACCGCGACGCCAACGACGGCGTCATCGCCTCCTACATCCACGCCGGCGACAAGGTCGGCGTCCTCATCGAGCTCAACTGCGAGACCGACTTCGTCGCCCGCACCGACAGCTTCAAGGGCCTCGTGAAGGACCTCACCCTCCAGATCGCCGCCGCCAGCCCCCGCTTCGTCCGCCGCGAGGAAGTCCCCGCCGCCGAAGTCGAGAAGGAGAAGGACATCGTCTCCGCCCAGATCAAGGACAAGCCCCCGCAGGTCGTCGAGAAGATCGTCACCGGCCGCCTCGACAAGTTCTTCTCCACCGTCGTCCTCCTCGAGCAGCCCTTCATCAAGGACGACAAGATCACCATCAAGGATCACATCGCCTCGAAGATCTCCGAACTCGGCGAGAACATCGTCCTCCGCCGCTTCGTCCGCTTCCAGCTCGGCGAGAGCCTGACGCCGCTGGTGCCGGCGGAAGAGCCCGCTGCGGAAGTTGCGGCTGCTTAA
- a CDS encoding DUF6268 family outer membrane beta-barrel protein — translation MRLTPLLLGTLTCGLLSSASLFAADTASSDEFGKYAIHDAPKDGTPRVQEASRNDVGQELEVSGLHAFASQAKHGDDGFGYVSETSSHFKYVAVPKINDDLFLRFGLEWDRFDFGTGGLHPNFGIPSTLESEAVVVGVDWKASDQWLIRAEAAPGFYGTSENIGYESMSVPVTVGAVYLKSDDVQYVYGFLFDPRGQYPVLPAMGLRWRMSEKWVLNGVLPKPRLEYSLNNKTTLYAGAAIDSGTFRVNPGTGSSTGRPGLGGARVGYTEVGLGAGASWKFLPGWALEADAGYLVYREFNYFNANANFQPEPAPYVSLSVGAKF, via the coding sequence ATGCGCCTCACTCCCCTCCTCCTCGGCACGCTGACCTGCGGCCTCCTTTCTTCGGCCTCGCTCTTCGCCGCCGATACCGCCTCGTCCGACGAGTTCGGGAAGTATGCGATCCATGACGCCCCGAAGGACGGGACGCCCCGGGTCCAGGAGGCCTCCCGCAACGACGTCGGGCAGGAGCTCGAAGTCAGCGGCCTCCACGCCTTCGCCTCGCAGGCGAAGCACGGGGACGACGGCTTCGGCTACGTCTCCGAGACGAGCAGCCACTTCAAGTACGTGGCGGTCCCGAAGATCAACGACGATCTCTTCCTCCGCTTCGGCCTCGAGTGGGACCGGTTCGACTTCGGCACGGGCGGCCTCCACCCGAACTTCGGCATCCCCTCGACGCTCGAGAGCGAGGCCGTCGTCGTCGGCGTCGACTGGAAGGCGAGCGACCAGTGGCTCATCCGCGCCGAGGCGGCCCCCGGCTTCTACGGCACCTCGGAGAACATCGGCTACGAGTCGATGTCGGTCCCCGTCACCGTCGGCGCCGTCTACCTGAAGAGCGACGACGTCCAGTATGTCTACGGCTTCCTCTTCGATCCCCGCGGGCAATACCCCGTCCTCCCCGCCATGGGCCTCCGCTGGCGGATGAGCGAGAAGTGGGTCCTGAACGGCGTCCTGCCGAAACCCCGCCTCGAATACTCCCTCAACAACAAGACGACCCTCTACGCGGGCGCGGCGATCGACAGCGGCACCTTCCGCGTCAATCCCGGCACCGGCAGCAGCACGGGCCGTCCCGGCCTCGGCGGCGCGCGGGTCGGCTACACCGAGGTCGGCCTCGGGGCCGGCGCCTCGTGGAAGTTCCTCCCCGGCTGGGCCCTCGAAGCGGACGCGGGCTACCTCGTCTACCGCGAGTTCAATTACTTCAACGCCAACGCCAACTTCCAACCCGAGCCCGCTCCCTACGTCAGCCTGAGCGTCGGGGCGAAGTTCTAG
- a CDS encoding polymer-forming cytoskeletal protein, with amino-acid sequence MKTEKTILTAETEFKGTLGFHGDLDLNGKLEGSIEADNGLLTIGESAMVKAEVHGQDIVIYGKVQGNIIASGRLELRGKAQVYGDVRAGKFLIEEGALFVGRSENLATRSDEKPDFSQMFSKLGADAAKAAPKA; translated from the coding sequence ATGAAAACCGAGAAGACCATCCTCACCGCCGAGACTGAATTCAAGGGAACCCTCGGCTTCCACGGGGACCTCGACCTCAACGGCAAGCTGGAAGGGTCGATCGAGGCCGACAACGGCCTCCTGACCATCGGCGAATCGGCGATGGTGAAGGCCGAAGTCCACGGCCAGGACATCGTCATCTACGGCAAGGTCCAGGGAAACATCATCGCTTCCGGCCGCCTCGAGCTCCGCGGCAAGGCCCAGGTCTACGGCGACGTCCGCGCCGGGAAGTTCCTCATCGAGGAGGGCGCCCTCTTCGTCGGTCGTTCCGAGAACCTCGCCACCCGCTCCGACGAGAAGCCCGACTTCTCCCAGATGTTCTCGAAGCTCGGCGCCGACGCCGCCAAGGCGGCTCCCAAGGCCTAA
- a CDS encoding ATP-dependent Clp protease proteolytic subunit, whose translation MRYDHDEEEEEGKEKKSEKEASFRSKIEEKIFNTRTVMIYGGIDMKKAQDVTEKLIALSAVSDDPIKVFINSPGGHVESGDTIYDMIRAVKPRVIVIGTGWVASAGALIFSAPDDVQNRVALPNTRFMLHQPSGGVGGQASDISIEAQEILKMRLRLNEGFARQTGQTLEKIEHDTDRNFWMSAEEAKAYGLVGRIVRSIADI comes from the coding sequence ATGCGCTACGACCACGACGAAGAGGAAGAAGAAGGCAAGGAGAAGAAGTCCGAGAAGGAAGCCTCCTTCCGCTCGAAGATCGAGGAAAAGATCTTCAACACCCGCACCGTGATGATCTACGGCGGGATCGACATGAAGAAGGCCCAGGACGTCACCGAGAAGCTGATCGCCCTCTCCGCCGTCTCCGACGACCCGATCAAGGTCTTCATCAACTCCCCCGGCGGCCACGTCGAGTCGGGCGACACCATCTACGACATGATCCGCGCGGTGAAGCCCCGCGTCATCGTCATCGGCACCGGCTGGGTCGCCAGCGCCGGCGCCCTCATCTTCTCAGCCCCGGACGACGTCCAGAACCGCGTCGCCCTGCCGAACACCCGCTTCATGCTCCACCAGCCGAGCGGCGGCGTCGGCGGCCAGGCCTCCGACATCAGCATCGAGGCGCAGGAAATCCTCAAGATGCGCCTCCGCCTGAACGAAGGCTTCGCCCGCCAGACCGGCCAGACCCTCGAAAAGATCGAGCACGACACCGACCGCAACTTCTGGATGTCGGCCGAGGAAGCCAAGGCCTACGGCCTGGTCGGACGGATCGTCCGGTCGATCGCCGATATTTAG
- a CDS encoding BlaI/MecI/CopY family transcriptional regulator, translated as MPPRPKKSAPAWEQRLSRRERQVIEILLPLGGATAADIRERLPSAPGYSAVRALLSVMEKKGLLTHEEEGPRYLYRAAMPGDEARQSILRRLLDTLFRGSREELVAALLNEDERQLDPAELDRLSRMIAEAKKKGR; from the coding sequence ATGCCGCCCCGCCCGAAGAAAAGCGCCCCCGCCTGGGAACAACGCCTGAGCCGCCGCGAGCGGCAGGTGATCGAGATCCTCCTCCCCCTCGGCGGGGCGACGGCAGCCGACATCCGGGAGCGCCTCCCCTCCGCCCCCGGTTACTCCGCCGTCCGCGCCCTCCTCAGCGTCATGGAAAAGAAGGGACTCCTGACCCACGAGGAAGAGGGCCCGCGCTACCTCTACCGCGCCGCGATGCCGGGCGACGAGGCGCGCCAATCGATCCTCCGCCGCCTCCTCGACACCCTCTTCCGGGGCTCGCGCGAGGAGCTCGTCGCCGCCCTCCTCAACGAGGACGAACGGCAGCTCGATCCCGCCGAACTCGACCGCCTCTCCCGGATGATCGCCGAAGCCAAAAAGAAAGGACGCTGA
- a CDS encoding M56 family metallopeptidase, translating to MNPLLLSLLQNPAVEIALGSTLILGIALFFVATGVKASAAERHRTLLCALAVLVLLPPVVLWAPKKTIPVKVAVAAVPALSHSVSPAAPPSGSSVASTASAPAFRPASQKISPVRPSGTALLFAVWGGGVLFCLARLGRGMASLRRIGRAARPFALHPAYDGLPVLLSDAVPVPLLAGAFPAVILLPAAAPSWTAERLAIVLAHEAGHHRRGDHLVQPLLGLLQAFYWWQPLLWIASLRLRRERERACDDAVLSAHSFLPSDYAAVLIATVRQTTTAAAPLPAVAMASSGPIEGRLRAILAPNLRRTPAGWIVTLGALYGFFSLGFFVATARLSAQPPPTAPPPQASEAARPGPSISIESEVIEMDEATYDAHREACAAAVRQGDPANLVSIKGVNVLSAPTLRAKTGTKMEIAVTRRIYYPTYMNPAEEKAWDAKGKAIAVVPPTPRDFDHKEIGVTIDLTPLLNGNEIVLQGMFHLCNFIGFTQSQAARPPYFEKGPLMASFVETSDAFYETVRDGGRIAILLPGANTAGQPIWTGAEKKDDGASSGSSIAVSAKYVRYLFLSARLEKTALSANP from the coding sequence ATGAACCCCCTCCTCCTCTCCCTGCTGCAAAATCCCGCCGTCGAGATCGCTCTCGGCTCGACCCTGATCCTCGGCATCGCCCTGTTCTTCGTCGCCACGGGCGTCAAGGCCTCGGCGGCGGAACGGCACCGCACCCTTCTCTGCGCCCTCGCCGTGCTCGTTTTGCTCCCGCCCGTGGTGTTGTGGGCCCCGAAGAAGACGATCCCGGTGAAAGTCGCCGTCGCGGCGGTCCCGGCTCTTTCGCATTCCGTCTCTCCCGCCGCTCCTCCCTCTGGTTCCTCTGTTGCCTCCACGGCATCGGCCCCCGCCTTCCGCCCGGCTTCCCAAAAGATCTCTCCCGTCCGTCCTTCCGGCACCGCCCTTCTTTTCGCCGTCTGGGGCGGCGGCGTTCTTTTCTGCCTGGCCCGCCTCGGCCGGGGGATGGCCTCGTTGCGGCGGATCGGGCGGGCCGCCCGGCCCTTCGCCCTCCATCCCGCCTACGACGGCCTGCCCGTCCTCCTTTCGGACGCGGTTCCCGTCCCGCTCCTCGCGGGGGCGTTCCCCGCCGTCATCCTCCTCCCCGCCGCGGCCCCGTCGTGGACCGCCGAACGCCTCGCCATCGTCCTCGCCCACGAGGCGGGCCACCATCGCCGGGGCGACCACCTCGTCCAGCCGCTCCTCGGCCTCCTGCAGGCCTTCTATTGGTGGCAGCCGCTCCTCTGGATCGCCTCCCTCCGCCTCCGCCGGGAACGGGAACGGGCCTGCGACGACGCCGTCCTTTCCGCCCATTCCTTTCTCCCCAGCGACTACGCCGCCGTCCTGATCGCCACGGTCCGCCAAACCACGACCGCCGCCGCCCCGCTCCCCGCCGTGGCGATGGCCTCGTCGGGACCCATCGAAGGCCGCCTCCGGGCGATCCTCGCGCCCAACCTGCGCCGCACCCCGGCGGGCTGGATCGTCACCCTGGGGGCCTTGTACGGGTTCTTTTCCCTCGGCTTTTTTGTCGCGACCGCCCGGCTTTCGGCCCAGCCCCCTCCAACCGCCCCGCCGCCGCAAGCCTCGGAAGCGGCCCGGCCCGGGCCTTCGATCTCGATCGAATCGGAGGTCATCGAAATGGACGAGGCGACCTACGACGCGCATCGCGAGGCATGCGCTGCCGCAGTGCGCCAGGGGGACCCTGCCAACCTCGTTTCGATCAAAGGGGTGAATGTCCTGTCGGCCCCGACTCTCCGGGCGAAGACGGGGACCAAGATGGAAATCGCGGTGACACGCCGGATTTACTACCCCACCTACATGAATCCGGCCGAAGAGAAGGCCTGGGACGCCAAGGGAAAAGCGATCGCCGTCGTGCCGCCCACGCCGCGGGACTTCGACCACAAGGAAATCGGCGTCACCATCGACCTCACGCCGCTCCTCAACGGGAACGAGATCGTCCTTCAGGGAATGTTTCACCTCTGCAACTTCATCGGATTCACCCAAAGCCAGGCCGCCAGGCCTCCCTATTTCGAGAAGGGGCCCCTGATGGCCTCCTTCGTCGAGACCAGCGACGCCTTTTACGAGACAGTGCGGGACGGCGGCAGGATCGCCATCCTCCTTCCGGGTGCCAACACCGCCGGGCAACCCATCTGGACCGGGGCCGAGAAGAAGGACGATGGCGCGTCCTCCGGGAGTTCCATCGCCGTCTCGGCAAAATATGTCCGCTATCTTTTCCTCTCCGCCCGCCTCGAGAAGACCGCCCTTTCCGCCAACCCCTAG
- the glpX gene encoding class II fructose-bisphosphatase → MPNHQAMEDRYLDIERLIEFDFIRATEAAALNVLPWLGRGQKELADGAASDAVRGMFDLMNICAEVVIGEGIKDNAPGLFKGEQLGRWLPGTPKFDIAIDPIDGTTNLSKGMPGSLSVIAAASPEPGIDQALMDIPSFYMKKLAYGPQVKRYAEKMGIETLNLLSPIDETLAIVAKALRKRVQDVVVCVLDRPRHAALIAEIREVGCALRMIGDGDIGGAIAPSLPNPEIDLYVGTGGSPEAVLAAAALRCLGGDIQAQMWPRDAEERASIEASGWKEPLDRVYTSADLAKGRNIMFCATAISDCPGLPGVRLTGEYAETHSILMRARSQTVRRIDTRHNLGSKTIRLRSSHSEHRL, encoded by the coding sequence ATGCCGAATCATCAGGCCATGGAAGACCGCTACCTCGACATCGAGCGGCTCATCGAATTCGATTTCATCCGCGCCACCGAGGCGGCGGCGCTGAACGTCCTCCCGTGGCTCGGCCGCGGGCAGAAGGAGCTGGCCGACGGCGCGGCGAGCGACGCCGTGCGCGGCATGTTCGACCTCATGAACATCTGCGCCGAGGTCGTCATCGGCGAGGGGATCAAGGACAACGCCCCCGGCCTCTTCAAGGGGGAGCAGCTCGGCAGGTGGCTCCCCGGCACGCCGAAGTTCGACATCGCCATCGACCCGATCGACGGCACGACCAATCTCTCCAAGGGGATGCCCGGCTCCCTCTCCGTCATCGCCGCCGCCTCGCCCGAGCCGGGGATCGACCAGGCGCTGATGGACATTCCCTCCTTCTACATGAAGAAGCTGGCCTACGGCCCGCAGGTGAAGCGTTACGCGGAGAAGATGGGCATCGAGACGCTGAACCTCCTGAGCCCGATCGACGAGACCCTCGCCATCGTCGCGAAGGCCCTGCGGAAGCGGGTCCAGGACGTCGTCGTCTGCGTCCTCGACCGGCCCCGCCACGCCGCCCTCATCGCGGAGATCCGCGAGGTCGGCTGCGCCCTCCGCATGATCGGCGACGGCGACATCGGCGGCGCCATCGCCCCCTCCCTCCCGAATCCCGAGATCGATCTCTACGTCGGCACCGGCGGCTCCCCCGAGGCGGTCCTCGCCGCCGCCGCCCTCCGCTGCCTCGGCGGCGATATCCAGGCGCAGATGTGGCCGAGGGACGCCGAGGAACGGGCCTCGATCGAGGCCTCCGGCTGGAAGGAACCCCTCGACCGCGTCTACACCTCCGCCGACCTCGCCAAGGGGCGGAACATCATGTTCTGCGCCACCGCGATCAGCGATTGCCCCGGCCTCCCCGGCGTCCGCCTGACCGGGGAGTATGCCGAGACCCACTCGATCCTCATGCGCGCCCGGAGCCAGACCGTCCGCCGGATCGACACCCGCCACAACCTCGGCTCGAAGACGATCCGCCTCCGCAGCTCCCATTCCGAACACCGGCTCTAG